The window CGAGGGGCTGACCCTCTGATCAGTGACCACCAGGGCCAGACCCCCTTAACGCTGTCTGCCAGGCAGGGCCATGTCAGGGTGCTGGGGATGCTGCTGGACTGGGCCAGGGGGCTGGATCTGGAGGCCGGCGTGGGGATGGTGGAGCATGCAGACAGCGAGGGCTGGACGGCCTTACGGTCAGCGGCCTGGGGGGGTCACACCGAGGCTGTGCACCTCCTCTTGGATGCAGAGGCAGACGTGGACGGGTGTGATGCTGAAGGCCGATCGGCACTGAGGGCGGCGGCCTGGGGGGGTCACGAGGAGATCCTCCTCACTCTGCTGGACCACGGGGCGCAGGTGGACAAGGTCGACCGGGAGGGCCGCACGCCACTGATTGCCGCCGCCTACATGGGCCATCGGGAGGCGGTAGAGATCCTGCTGGACCACGGGGCAGAGGTCGACCTGGCCGACGGAGACGGTCGTACTGCCCTGTCAGTGGCTTCTCTCTGTGTGCCCACAGCGGCTGGAGTCAAAGGTTACGGCGAAGTGGCCAGCCTGCTGTTGGAGCGAGGGGCGGACCCGGGGCACAAGGACCAGGATGGGATGACCCCTCTGCTGCTGGCTGCGTATGAAGGTCACGAGGAGGTGGTAGAACTGTTGTTAGAGGCCGGGGCAGACGTAGACGAGAGCCCTGGGCCACACGCCGCCGCCGCTTCTGCAGCCGTCACCCCGCTGTTGGCGGCAGCCGCCATGGGCCATTCCGCGACAGTGGGCAGGGTGCTGTTCTGGGGCGCTACGGTGGATGGCATCGACGGGGAGGGTCGTACAGCTCTGAGCCTGGCAGCAGCACGGGGCAGCGTGGAGGTGGTCAGAGCACTTCTGGACAGAGGGCTGGATGAGAACCATAAAGACGATCTGGGCTGGACCCCTCTGCACGCCGCCGCCTGCGAGGGCCTCCCGGGGGTCTGTGCCGTCCTAACGGAGCGTGGGAGCATGGCGCGTGTCGGAGAAATGGACATCGAGGGACGGACTCCCCTCATCCTGGCTGCGCAGGAGGGCCACTGTGGCACGGTGAGGCTTCTGCTGGACCGCCGCTCGCCCATCGACCACCGGGCGTACGACGGCCACTCTGCGCTGAGCGCCGCCGCCCTGGAGGGCCACGCTGAGGTGGTGGAGCTACTGATGAGGCGGGGCACGGACACGGACGTACGGGACGCCGAGGGCCGTCCGCTGCTCTACCTCCTGGTTCTGGAGGGACATCTGGACATGGCTGCCCTCATCATGGAGAAAGGGGGCGTGCCTCTGGAGTCCCGGGACGGGGAGGGGCGCACGGCGCTGCACGTGGCCTCCTGGCAGGGCAACCTGGATGCAGTGGGGCTGCTGTTGAGCCATGGGGCGGACCCTAACACCCAGGACGGGGAGGGACGACCCCCCTTGCACTCCGTAGCCTGGCGGGGTCATGTTGAGCCCGGTCGTCTGCTCCTGGAGGTCAGGGGGGTCAACGTGGATCTGGCCTGCAGACAGCAGGGGGCCACGGCACTGAGCATCGCGGCTCAGGAGGGCCATGCCAATATCGTTGCCATGCTACTGGAGGGAGGGGCCAACCCAGACCACGTAGACAAGTATGGCCGCAGCCCCGTCAAGGTGGCCGGGAAGAGGGGCCACTTCACTATCGTCAGGCTGCTGGAGAGCTACGGAGCCAAACCGTACTCAGTCCGTCTGCCCCCGTCCAACACCCTGTCGCCACGGTCATCCACTGTGAAGAGCCCGTCCTCCGTCGGCTCAGGGAGTAACGTGGCCCAGGCAGGGCGTCATCATGGTGCTAGCACCTCCACCTCCTCAGCCTCCTGCTCCCCAGGCTCCACAGCCGAGCATTTCCACTCCATCCATAGCTCCcagacatcctcctccacagcCCACTCCCAGGCCACGGTGCAGACCGTCCCCGCTGACAGCCTGTCCTTCACCCAGCAGATCCAGCAGCACTCCCTTCCACGCTGTCGCTCCCGTCACTCCACCCTGCCTCCACCTGGCTCCGCCCGTGGCAGCCTGCACGGGACCAGCCGCAGGGCCCAATGCGCTAAGGCAAGCCCTCCTCCACCCACCCTCTGCACAGTCACGGCCATGGTGCATGACTCTGAACAGACTTACAAAGGCTACCCAGCAGGGTTCGACTATCCCAGTAAACACAACCCCCCCAGCCTGATCCAGGAGGAGAGGTCTCAGTACGGAGGGGGGAGGTGGAACTCTGTCATGGCTTCTCTAGGGGTGACGCCTGGACAAGATGGCCCCAAAAACAGGGACAGTCTCCCTAtgggctacccctaccaggtccaGAGCCCggctcagagagagacatgggaggagAACCGGAAGATGTCTATATCCCCCGGTAGTGCCTTATCTCCTCCCTGCATGGTGGTCATGACGACCACGGACCCCCAGCTCAACCTGAAACAGGCCATCAAGCTGCAGTTTGAAGGGCCCACCAGCGCTGCCTTATACAAGAGGGAGACGCCCCTGTGAACTCTGACCTAACGGTGAGTACTGTCTGTTGGTCACCAAAGAGAGTAGTCTAACTGTAAAAAAAACAGAGGCTTATAAAGTGTTATATTATTctattataataatattatattattagtatattcCAACCAGAAGGGTCCCTGATGTTTTCCTTCATTGTCTTAAGAGATGCTGAGTATAGTGACCTGTTACGTCAGAAATACATTTTCACGAACTTCCCTTCTCAAAAGAAACTGTTATTTGGACACCAGGTGCTGTTACTTTGTGTCCATTTTTCTATTTCATCACATTGATCTTCCCCAGAGTTAAAGTCAAGTCTACAGTGGTTTTCTATTATATAAACCACCTTTTAAAACCAGAGCTTCACTACACCGTGACCTCTCATAGAGGGCACGTCGCAAAACCACGTCCTGTCCTTTCAGGTGGTACGTTTGGAGGAATGCCTGGCGTTTTAATGACAGCATTCTCTGTTGTGGGTTCTAGGTGGACGTGGGAGTTCAAGGGTCCGTTTTCAGAATGGATAATGGTTCTTACGGGGCAGATGAGAGCGGAAGGGgcatctctctcacccccccacccTCGCCGCCTTCAGCTCAGCGGACCAGAGGAAGAATGGAGAGGCTGAAAGACTTCAAAGCCGTTTACATTCCAGACTTTCTCCGTCGCCTGTTCTGAGCAGCTGTCACTAAatagtggacacacacacacattcctcagaCACAAAGCCTTGTGCCATGGACAAGTCGGATGGAGAGGGGCTATCGGTCCACCCTCCTGCTGAtctaccacacagacagaccagagtgtgtgtgtgacagttctctgaccagagagagagagtgtgcgtgtgcgtgtgtgtgtgtgtgtgtgtgtgtgtgtgtgtgcgtgcgtgcgtgcgtgtgacaaTTCTGTGACACACAGACCCAACGCAGGGCTGTGGTCTCACCAGGGTTTGACGCTAAACCAATCATCAGTGGACTTCTTCAGAAATCAAACTTTTCTACTCTACGAGTGGATGAATAACATTCATTTGAAGCCACCACAGAACAGCCAATATACGTGTGAAAGGGTTCTCACTAAGATGAGACGAGATGGGCAAGGAGACCCAcgacaacacactcacacaggacTTAAGATAGTTTTCTTTTTATATATAGGAGCTCTTTTTCACACCGTATCTGTTTTGAAAGCCACGATTCTACTGCCTGTGTGAGGGCACTATTGATGCCTTGATCTTCCTCCAGAGTTTTGCTCTCTCTACTTTTAAAACCCCGAGACATGGCAGGTATTACCAGGAGTTTGTCGACGTGCATCTATGGCAGCTTGGAGTCTGTCGACGTGCTTCAATGGGCGGCCACGAGCCATACAAATTCAGCAGAAAAGACCGCAGTCCTACCAAATCCTGACCTAGCCTACGATGCTGTTGAAAATGCTGCTATGTTTATGACATTAACCAACCAGCAGGCGGAATGTTCCAGCACACTCTGAGTAATCCTGTTGGAAAGGAACTGCTAATGATGACATAAATCTAAAGATAGATTagaaaagaaagacagaaagtggGACTTTAGCTATTCATTTTAAATCATTGATCTGGCCTAAGTACTTTCCATTTGTCCTTGTTGCCATTTTATTCACATTTGAAAGCATAATGCCGTTCTTTAATTAAAAAAGCAGACGTGCTTGTAACTAATGTCAAACactgtttgaggtgtgtgtgtgtgtgtgtgtgtgtgtgtgtgtgtgtgtgtgtgtgtgtgtgtgtgttagcatacTCTTAGTGTACAGCGTGCATCTGTGGAACGAGACGGAGGTGTTTATAGATAGCATGTCACAAGTCACCAAAGACCGAGATGAAAGACACATGGTTTCCTCACAGACCAGCTGCTCATCAGAGATGCACATCAGAGATGCAGCATGTAGCGGGTCAGGAAGGTTGCTGCCCTGAAAAACAGGCTTCTCTTCAGCTACAGAGAGTGAACCCACTGGTAGAATCCATGTTGTTGTGAAGtgtcaacgtattgtgatgtggaatcaaCGTGGAACATACATTTGGATTGGAAAGAAGTAATCAACCAGTTCTGTTTTTATCTCATCTCAACCAGCGTTGTGAACGATGAAATGAGGGTAAAActtcaattgaaatacattgatTTAATCTAACTAACAGGTTATTATAATACATCTAATTTCAACATAATTTGCCAGAACTATGTATACAATTCCACGTAgaaatgtaaaacatattttgtatCCTATATTcaatatatactgagtgtacaaaacatttaggaacaccttctctttacatgacatagactgaccaagtgaaagctacgatcccttattgatgtcacttgttaaatccacttcaatcagtgtagatgaaggttaGGAGACGGGTTAAAGTTGGATATTTAAGccctgagacaattgagacatgggttcctgtgtgtatcaagcatggtccaccacccaaaggacatccacatgggctcagcatccctgtggaacgcgttCATAGACTGTTCTGGGGGCAGGTTGGTAGATTTAGTCATTGAGTGATTGAAATGTTGAGAGTAAAATGAATCAACGCCATGCCACCAACCTAAGTAAAGAGGTAACAGTATATTGAAATGAAAATGTGAAGCCACCGTCGACAACGATTCCTGACGGAACAGCGATTCCTGACTGAACAGCGATTCCTGACTGAACAGCGATTCCTGACTGAACAGCGATTCCTGACTGAACAACGATTCCTGACTGAACAGCGATTCCTGACTGAACAGCGATTCCTGACTGAACAACGATTCCTGACGGAACAGCGATTCCTGACTGAACAGCGATTCCTGACTGAACAGCGATTCCTGACTGAACAGCGATTCCTGACTGAACAGCGATTCCTGACTGAACAGCGATTCCTGACTGAACAGCGATTCCTGACTGAACAACGATTCCTGACTGAACAGCGATTCCTGACTGAACAACGATTCCTGACTGAACAGCGATTCCTGACTGAACAGCGATTCCTGACAGCGATTCCTGACTGGTATATGAGACGTAATGTCTGCCATCCAGGTCGATCCTTACCTCTGTGTACCCTGGTTACCTCTGTCTACCCTGCTTACCTCTGTGTACCCTGCTTACCTCTGTGTACCCTGCTTACCTCTGTGTACCTTGGTTACCTCTGTGTACCCTGCTTACCTCTGTGTACCCTGCTTACCTCTGTGTACCCTGCTTACCTCTGTGTACCTTGGTTACCTCTGTGTACCCTGCTTACCTCTGTGTACACTGCTTACCTCTGTGTACCCTGCTTACCTCTGTGTACCCTGGTTACCTCTGTgtacattggcagtagaatggccttactgaggagctcagtgacgttcaacgtggcaccgtcagaggataccacctttccatcAATTAACTTAATCAAATTTCTGCCCAGCAagagctgcccctgtcaactgtaagtgctgttattgtgaagtggaaacgtctaggagcaacaacggctcagtcgcaaagtggtaggccacactagctagaagaaaaataaatgcacacctatttaggcgaggtgctggctagcggagtagaaaacttgaattAAAGAgcgccgcacactctaggagctcagatgcaaacatTTTACGTtgttaattacatttttgcatctgagctcctagagtgtgcggctctcttttattttcccGGCCACACTAGCTCACAGTACGgcaccgctgagtgctga of the Oncorhynchus clarkii lewisi isolate Uvic-CL-2024 chromosome 3, UVic_Ocla_1.0, whole genome shotgun sequence genome contains:
- the LOC139405526 gene encoding ankyrin repeat domain-containing protein 50-like: MSGSSHNTSLLRGRRFYCREWALEKLQRCLEAKPAPGRPPGILVTGGPGAGKTALCTEAIWPTSDAGMRVGLAPHCLAFHFCQREDGRSVAVWRFVLGLVDQLRVSPLLPLGYRDTLDTPLVAPTLEPLHCQRDPDDTFKRAVLFPLLDLPPPEKSLFLVVDSLESGYGAGEVASCAGAPGSSSSIADLLSSHQHLLPNWLLLVCSVRRQNKAVCKMFSGFRKLCLDDLRKPAPVRDVQHYILRRLDQEGALRRQLTPETADMLNLLHIKSGGCFLFLERVLDGVAGALVGLREIRDIPGTLNGLYLWLCQRLFPRGLFLQVRPLLNALLASPRPLTTQELYTATWTQDMSLSLLDFQSRLKALSTLLIDGPGGRKLLFHTSFAEWLTDVKYCTQKYLCSVSEGHTMLAMALTLRAPHLNTEDTCQMGSHLVSSGMHKDNPALLALWLLWADVPPLTSPFSPSYPASQPPVLVRQEVLQLLMKSGVFPPSCAPDGGPSVGVHCAGGGGGIIGQALEKQDTVRVLLDSGVSVNRADPTDGRTLLASAAHAGSAEVTDLLLSRGADPLISDHQGQTPLTLSARQGHVRVLGMLLDWARGLDLEAGVGMVEHADSEGWTALRSAAWGGHTEAVHLLLDAEADVDGCDAEGRSALRAAAWGGHEEILLTLLDHGAQVDKVDREGRTPLIAAAYMGHREAVEILLDHGAEVDLADGDGRTALSVASLCVPTAAGVKGYGEVASLLLERGADPGHKDQDGMTPLLLAAYEGHEEVVELLLEAGADVDESPGPHAAAASAAVTPLLAAAAMGHSATVGRVLFWGATVDGIDGEGRTALSLAAARGSVEVVRALLDRGLDENHKDDLGWTPLHAAACEGLPGVCAVLTERGSMARVGEMDIEGRTPLILAAQEGHCGTVRLLLDRRSPIDHRAYDGHSALSAAALEGHAEVVELLMRRGTDTDVRDAEGRPLLYLLVLEGHLDMAALIMEKGGVPLESRDGEGRTALHVASWQGNLDAVGLLLSHGADPNTQDGEGRPPLHSVAWRGHVEPGRLLLEVRGVNVDLACRQQGATALSIAAQEGHANIVAMLLEGGANPDHVDKYGRSPVKVAGKRGHFTIVRLLESYGAKPYSVRLPPSNTLSPRSSTVKSPSSVGSGSNVAQAGRHHGASTSTSSASCSPGSTAEHFHSIHSSQTSSSTAHSQATVQTVPADSLSFTQQIQQHSLPRCRSRHSTLPPPGSARGSLHGTSRRAQCAKASPPPPTLCTVTAMVHDSEQTYKGYPAGFDYPSKHNPPSLIQEERSQYGGGRWNSVMASLGVTPGQDGPKNRDSLPMGYPYQVQSPAQRETWEENRKMSISPGSALSPPCMVVMTTTDPQLNLKQAIKLQFEGPTSAALYKRETPL